A genomic region of Burkholderia humptydooensis contains the following coding sequences:
- a CDS encoding SDR family oxidoreductase, whose protein sequence is MGYRSQLRAGSFDGKVALVTGGGSGIGRCCAHELASLGAHVVLLGRNADKLANVSAEIHEDGARADAIACDIRDEDGVRRAVAQIVERHGRVDLLVNNAGGQFPAPLEQISAKGWQAVLNTNLLGGFLVARECYLQSMKPRKTGAIVNIIADMWHGMTGMGHSGAARAGMLNFTETAAAEWAPVRVNAVAPGWIASSGMDTYPDSIKPMLRGLPKMVPLGRIGNEAEVSAAIAFLLSDAASFISGACLRVDGGAPNARRHFAMQPADANAPFDGFHRATVPELFKR, encoded by the coding sequence ATGGGATATCGCTCACAACTTCGCGCAGGCAGCTTCGACGGCAAGGTCGCGCTCGTCACGGGCGGCGGCAGCGGCATCGGCCGCTGCTGCGCGCACGAGCTCGCATCGCTCGGCGCGCACGTCGTGCTGCTCGGCCGCAACGCGGACAAGCTCGCGAACGTGTCGGCCGAGATCCACGAGGACGGCGCTCGCGCGGACGCGATCGCATGCGACATCCGCGACGAGGACGGCGTCCGGCGGGCGGTCGCGCAGATCGTCGAGCGGCACGGTCGCGTCGATCTGCTCGTCAATAACGCGGGCGGCCAGTTTCCCGCGCCGCTCGAGCAGATCAGCGCGAAAGGCTGGCAGGCGGTGCTGAACACGAACCTGCTCGGCGGCTTTCTCGTCGCGCGCGAGTGCTATCTGCAATCGATGAAGCCGCGCAAGACGGGCGCGATCGTCAACATCATCGCCGACATGTGGCACGGGATGACCGGCATGGGCCACAGCGGCGCCGCGCGCGCCGGCATGCTGAATTTCACCGAGACGGCCGCCGCCGAATGGGCGCCCGTGCGCGTGAACGCGGTCGCGCCCGGCTGGATCGCGTCGAGCGGCATGGACACGTATCCCGATTCGATCAAGCCGATGCTGCGCGGCCTGCCGAAGATGGTGCCGCTCGGCCGCATCGGCAACGAAGCCGAAGTGTCGGCTGCGATCGCGTTCCTGCTGTCGGACGCCGCGTCGTTCATCAGCGGCGCGTGCCTGCGCGTCGACGGCGGCGCGCCGAATGCGCGCCGTCACTTCGCGATGCAGCCCGCCGACGCGAACGCGCCGTTCGACGGCTTCCATCGCGCGACCGTGCCCGAACTCTTCAAGCGCTGA
- a CDS encoding TetR/AcrR family transcriptional regulator — protein sequence MSAIPQAARKRGRPVKGESATLRDELILKSAKLFRTQGYERTTVRDIAAAAGVQAGSWFYYFKTKQDILVAVMEQGMSNALARIEALDVENLPARDAFRALVHTHLQTLVSPDHDFIPVLLYEWKSLDEAMQAKVLKLKDRYEAVWDGVIARLRAAGDWPAPTPVDRLLMFGALNWVAQWYKPDGALGLDALADHVVQFLLRTGAPPPQAPAAASAAKRKRAAKAG from the coding sequence ATGAGCGCCATACCTCAGGCCGCGCGCAAGCGCGGGCGTCCCGTGAAGGGCGAGAGCGCGACGCTGCGCGACGAGCTGATCCTCAAGTCCGCGAAGCTGTTCCGCACGCAGGGATACGAACGAACGACGGTCCGCGACATCGCCGCAGCAGCAGGCGTGCAGGCGGGAAGCTGGTTCTATTACTTCAAGACGAAGCAGGACATTCTCGTTGCCGTGATGGAGCAGGGGATGTCGAACGCGCTCGCGCGGATCGAGGCGCTCGACGTCGAGAACCTGCCCGCGCGCGACGCGTTTCGCGCGCTCGTGCACACGCACTTGCAGACGCTCGTATCGCCCGATCACGATTTCATTCCGGTGCTGCTGTACGAATGGAAGTCGCTCGACGAAGCGATGCAGGCGAAGGTGCTGAAGCTGAAGGATCGTTACGAGGCGGTATGGGACGGCGTGATCGCACGGCTGCGGGCGGCGGGCGACTGGCCCGCGCCGACGCCGGTCGACCGGTTGCTGATGTTCGGCGCGTTGAACTGGGTCGCGCAGTGGTACAAGCCGGATGGGGCGCTGGGGCTCGACGCGCTCGCCGATCATGTGGTGCAGTTCCTGTTGCGCACGGGAGCGCCGCCGCCGCAAGCGCCAGCGGCCGCGAGCGCGGCGAAGAGAAAGCGCGCCGCGAAAGCGGGCTGA
- a CDS encoding acyl-CoA dehydrogenase family protein, whose translation MHPMTPNPAYYRPEHIEWQDTLRRFVAKEISPYVNDWDEAGEFPRELYEKAAQVGLLGIGFPDAYGGIESVDMFHRLICSIELARCGAGGVVSSLMSHTIGAPPIAHAGSAELKARVLPGILAGRKVSALAITEPGGGSDVAALRTSAMRDGDRYVVNGEKVFITSGIRADYYTVAVRTDPGALGAKGLSLLLVEDGTPGLSKTPLKKMGWWASDTAHLRFDDCRVPAANLIGPEGGGFALVMQNFNLERFSLAASALGFAQVCYDDALDWARQRRTFGQRVADHQVIRHKLVDMAMRIGATRAWLEQCAWQIDHVDRRAPELVATICMLKNFATQTMQFCADAAVQILGGMGYMRGTRPERIYREVKVNMIGGGAEEIMKDLAARQLEY comes from the coding sequence ATGCATCCCATGACCCCGAACCCGGCGTACTACCGGCCCGAACACATCGAATGGCAGGACACGCTGCGCCGCTTCGTCGCCAAGGAGATCTCGCCTTACGTGAACGACTGGGACGAGGCGGGCGAGTTTCCGCGCGAGCTGTACGAGAAGGCAGCGCAAGTCGGGCTGCTAGGCATCGGTTTTCCGGACGCATACGGCGGGATCGAGAGCGTCGACATGTTCCATCGGCTGATCTGCTCGATCGAGCTTGCGCGCTGCGGCGCGGGCGGCGTCGTCAGCTCGCTGATGTCGCACACGATCGGCGCGCCGCCGATCGCGCATGCTGGCAGCGCTGAACTGAAGGCGCGCGTGCTGCCCGGCATTCTCGCGGGCCGCAAGGTCTCGGCGCTCGCGATCACGGAGCCGGGCGGCGGCTCGGACGTCGCCGCGCTGCGCACGAGCGCGATGCGCGACGGCGATCGCTACGTCGTGAACGGCGAGAAGGTGTTCATCACGTCGGGCATCCGCGCCGATTACTACACGGTTGCCGTGCGCACCGATCCGGGTGCGCTGGGCGCGAAGGGGCTGTCGCTGCTGCTCGTCGAAGACGGTACGCCGGGCTTGTCGAAGACGCCGTTGAAGAAAATGGGCTGGTGGGCGTCCGATACCGCGCATCTGCGCTTCGACGATTGCCGCGTGCCGGCTGCGAACCTGATCGGCCCGGAGGGCGGCGGCTTTGCGCTTGTCATGCAGAACTTCAATCTCGAGCGCTTCAGCCTCGCCGCGTCGGCGCTCGGCTTCGCGCAAGTCTGCTACGACGACGCGCTCGACTGGGCGCGGCAGCGAAGGACGTTCGGGCAGCGCGTGGCCGATCATCAGGTGATTCGGCACAAGCTCGTCGACATGGCGATGCGCATCGGCGCGACGCGCGCCTGGCTCGAGCAATGCGCGTGGCAGATCGATCACGTCGACAGGCGCGCGCCGGAGCTCGTCGCGACGATCTGCATGCTGAAGAATTTCGCCACGCAGACGATGCAGTTCTGCGCGGACGCCGCCGTGCAGATCCTCGGCGGCATGGGCTACATGCGCGGCACGCGGCCCGAGCGCATTTACCGCGAGGTGAAGGTCAACATGATCGGCGGCGGCGCGGAGGAGATCATGAAGGACCTCGCCGCGCGGCAGCTCGAGTACTAG
- a CDS encoding helix-turn-helix domain-containing protein codes for MDNVEIYRFPNIKFDASKESEPSQNQDAMDDLRRGQTDAAAPAGPDSFFSGAHVGSLMLGTLRYPATISNGLVTHEAIRTIQRTHCSDCDHYFFCASREHAWQSTSETGIVRIDARQLFFADPARPLCIDVQSGDVVILIVPRNFIPIDLSSRHGTVFSGLMASLASQYIVGLAEHVGAISHAESKAIGDVTLNMLLAATSAAHDPIGPVRTNLEIELTRKVKTYINNHLESPKLCVDSICHDIGLSRAALYRLFSRENLGVAEYIKLLRLRKIYYILRHSTESRIRISELADRYGFCYNSSFAKLFKRQFGCAPSEIRRNTAVKPRSGNGKATQHDVPLDFNERRHFPTGAS; via the coding sequence ATGGATAATGTAGAAATATATCGATTTCCAAATATAAAATTCGATGCGAGCAAAGAATCCGAACCCTCGCAAAATCAGGACGCGATGGACGATCTCCGGCGGGGTCAGACTGACGCCGCCGCGCCTGCGGGGCCGGACAGTTTTTTCAGCGGCGCGCATGTCGGCAGCCTGATGCTCGGCACGCTTCGCTACCCGGCGACAATCTCGAACGGCCTCGTCACACATGAGGCCATCCGGACCATACAGCGCACCCATTGCAGTGATTGCGATCACTATTTCTTCTGCGCCTCCCGCGAGCATGCGTGGCAGTCGACATCCGAAACCGGCATCGTTCGCATCGACGCCCGACAGCTCTTCTTTGCCGACCCGGCTCGGCCGCTGTGCATCGACGTTCAGTCCGGCGACGTCGTCATCCTGATCGTTCCGCGCAATTTCATCCCCATCGATCTCTCCTCGCGGCACGGCACCGTATTTTCCGGGCTGATGGCGTCGCTCGCCTCCCAGTACATCGTCGGTCTCGCGGAGCACGTCGGCGCCATCTCCCATGCCGAATCGAAAGCCATCGGCGACGTCACGCTGAATATGCTGCTGGCCGCGACATCTGCGGCCCACGACCCTATCGGGCCCGTTCGAACGAACCTGGAAATCGAATTGACCAGGAAAGTCAAAACCTACATCAACAACCATCTGGAATCGCCGAAATTGTGCGTCGATTCCATTTGCCATGACATCGGCCTCTCGCGCGCCGCGCTATATCGATTATTTTCGAGGGAAAATCTGGGCGTCGCCGAATACATCAAACTTCTTCGACTGAGAAAGATTTATTACATCCTGAGACACTCGACCGAATCCCGCATCCGGATTTCCGAACTCGCCGACCGCTATGGGTTTTGCTACAACTCCTCGTTCGCGAAATTGTTCAAACGTCAGTTCGGCTGCGCGCCGTCGGAGATCAGGCGGAATACCGCGGTCAAGCCGCGCTCGGGCAACGGCAAGGCAACGCAACACGACGTGCCGCTCGATTTCAACGAGCGGCGCCACTTTCCCACTGGAGCTTCCTGA
- a CDS encoding acyl-CoA dehydrogenase family protein produces the protein MHFTEEHEAISRTVRRFIEQEVNPHVDEWEEAGIFPAHDVFGKLGALGMLGLSKPAAFGGGGLDYSYELVMAEALGVCAAGGVPLAIGVQTNMATPALARFGSDALRDEFLAPAIAGEQVSCIGVSEPGAGSDVASIRTSARRDGNDYVISGTKLWITNGTQADWMCCLANTSDGPPHRNKSLIVVPLKSKGVHIEKKIRKIGMHSSDTAQIFFDDVRVPRRNLIGEEGQGFTYQMLQFQEERLYGAAAALVVLDRSIDETIDYTRQRKIFGRPVLDHQVVHYRLAELKTEVEALRALTYRATELYVQGGDVTTLASMAKLKAGRLAREVTDSCLQFWGGMGFAWESSISRTYRDTRLFSIGGGADEVMLGIICKKLGTLPRE, from the coding sequence ATGCACTTCACCGAAGAACACGAAGCGATCTCGCGCACCGTCAGGCGTTTCATCGAGCAGGAGGTCAATCCGCACGTCGACGAATGGGAGGAAGCCGGCATCTTTCCCGCGCACGACGTGTTCGGCAAGCTCGGCGCGCTCGGCATGCTCGGCCTGAGCAAGCCCGCCGCGTTCGGCGGCGGCGGCCTCGACTACAGCTACGAGCTCGTGATGGCCGAGGCGCTCGGCGTCTGCGCGGCGGGCGGCGTGCCGCTCGCGATCGGCGTGCAGACGAACATGGCGACGCCCGCGCTCGCGCGCTTCGGCTCCGACGCATTGCGCGACGAGTTTCTCGCGCCCGCGATCGCGGGCGAGCAGGTGTCGTGCATCGGCGTATCGGAGCCGGGCGCGGGCTCGGACGTCGCGTCGATCCGCACGAGCGCGCGCCGCGACGGCAACGACTACGTGATCAGCGGCACGAAGCTCTGGATCACGAACGGCACGCAGGCCGACTGGATGTGCTGCCTCGCGAACACGTCGGACGGGCCGCCGCACCGAAACAAATCGCTGATCGTCGTGCCGCTGAAATCGAAGGGCGTGCACATCGAAAAGAAGATCCGCAAGATCGGCATGCACTCGTCGGACACCGCGCAGATCTTTTTCGACGACGTGCGCGTGCCGCGCCGCAACCTGATCGGCGAGGAAGGCCAGGGCTTCACGTACCAGATGCTGCAGTTCCAGGAGGAGCGGCTCTACGGCGCGGCGGCCGCGCTCGTCGTGCTCGATCGTTCGATCGACGAAACAATCGACTACACGCGCCAGCGCAAAATCTTCGGGCGGCCGGTGCTCGATCATCAGGTCGTCCATTACCGGCTCGCCGAGCTGAAGACCGAGGTCGAGGCGCTGCGCGCGCTCACGTATCGCGCAACGGAGCTGTACGTGCAAGGCGGCGACGTGACGACGCTCGCGTCGATGGCGAAGCTGAAGGCGGGACGCCTCGCGCGCGAAGTCACCGACAGTTGCCTGCAGTTCTGGGGCGGCATGGGCTTCGCATGGGAATCGAGCATCTCGCGCACGTACCGCGACACGCGCCTCTTCTCGATCGGCGGCGGCGCGGACGAAGTGATGCTCGGCATCATCTGCAAGAAGCTCGGCACGCTGCCGCGGGAGTGA
- a CDS encoding acetyl/propionyl/methylcrotonyl-CoA carboxylase subunit alpha encodes MSARRFTRLLIANRGEIAVRIARTARRLGIATIAVHSEADARSPHVAACDDAVAISGATPAEPYLSIDKLIDAALKSGAQAIHPGYGFLSENAAFARRIADAGLVFVGPRADSIDAMGDKARARRRMAAAGIPVVPGYDGDDQGEARILSEAERIGCPVMLKAAAGGGGRGMRRVDTRDALPAALKLAVSEARHAFGDGRMIVERAVIEPRHVEVQIFADAHGHVVHLGERDCSVQRRHQKIVEEAPSPVVDAALRARLGATAVAAAREIGYVGAGTVEFLLDREGRFYFMEMNTRLQVEHPVTELITGQDLVEWQLRVAQGDALPLAQQDIRLDGHAIEVRLCAEDPADDFLPRTGSVLTWRPGRHARCDHALADGIAISPFYDSMLGKLIAHGGSRAQALDRLAHALDDTVLLGVPTNRAFLARVLRHPAFADGRAVSTAFVAEHFPDNDSRRCAPTEAAWAIAAWLSVAAVDRADALPPAWRGWRNGAPLPVPYRLSSANATANANAGAEHAQARRGIVTIDRQRAVVHAHGRSPIALDAARPARPGEPSTVAIDGRAHACCFAIAHGRLWLQVDGVDHAFAIHNREGRASAGAAGGDGVLRAPMNGRVIAVDIDEGATVRAGQTVMVLEAMKMEHAITAPFAGRVASLGTRAGEQVAPGQVLAQLEPQAG; translated from the coding sequence ATGAGCGCGCGCCGCTTCACCCGGCTCCTGATCGCGAACCGCGGCGAGATCGCGGTGCGCATCGCGCGCACCGCACGGCGGCTCGGCATCGCGACGATCGCGGTCCATTCCGAAGCGGATGCGCGCAGCCCGCACGTCGCCGCCTGCGACGACGCGGTAGCAATCAGCGGCGCGACGCCCGCCGAGCCGTATCTGTCGATCGACAAGCTGATCGACGCCGCGCTGAAAAGCGGCGCGCAGGCGATTCATCCGGGCTACGGCTTCCTGTCCGAGAATGCGGCGTTCGCGCGACGCATCGCCGACGCGGGCCTCGTGTTCGTCGGCCCGCGCGCCGACTCGATCGACGCGATGGGCGACAAGGCGCGCGCGCGCCGCCGGATGGCCGCGGCCGGCATTCCGGTCGTGCCCGGCTACGACGGCGACGATCAGGGCGAAGCGCGCATCCTTTCGGAAGCCGAACGAATCGGCTGTCCGGTAATGCTGAAGGCGGCGGCGGGCGGCGGCGGGCGCGGGATGCGCCGCGTCGATACGCGAGACGCGCTGCCCGCCGCGCTGAAGCTCGCGGTGTCCGAGGCGCGGCACGCGTTCGGCGACGGCCGGATGATCGTCGAGCGCGCGGTGATCGAGCCGCGCCACGTCGAGGTGCAGATATTCGCCGATGCGCACGGCCACGTCGTCCATCTCGGCGAGCGCGATTGCTCCGTGCAGCGCCGTCATCAGAAGATCGTCGAGGAAGCGCCGTCGCCAGTGGTCGACGCCGCGCTGCGCGCGCGGCTAGGCGCCACGGCCGTGGCCGCCGCGCGCGAGATCGGCTACGTCGGCGCGGGCACCGTCGAATTCCTGCTCGATCGCGAAGGCCGGTTCTACTTCATGGAAATGAACACGCGGCTGCAAGTCGAGCATCCGGTGACGGAGCTGATCACCGGGCAGGATCTCGTCGAATGGCAACTGCGCGTCGCGCAGGGCGACGCGTTGCCGCTCGCGCAGCAGGACATCCGGCTCGACGGCCACGCGATCGAAGTGCGTCTCTGCGCGGAAGATCCCGCCGACGATTTCCTGCCGCGCACGGGCAGCGTGCTGACGTGGCGGCCGGGCCGCCATGCGCGCTGCGATCATGCGCTCGCTGACGGCATCGCGATCAGCCCGTTCTACGACTCGATGCTCGGCAAGCTGATCGCGCACGGCGGCTCGCGCGCGCAGGCGCTCGACCGGCTCGCGCACGCGCTCGACGACACGGTACTGCTCGGCGTGCCGACCAACCGCGCGTTTCTCGCGCGCGTGCTGCGGCATCCCGCATTCGCCGACGGGCGCGCGGTATCCACCGCGTTCGTCGCCGAGCACTTCCCCGACAACGACAGCCGCCGCTGCGCGCCGACGGAAGCGGCGTGGGCGATCGCCGCGTGGCTGTCGGTCGCCGCCGTCGATCGCGCCGACGCGTTGCCGCCGGCGTGGCGCGGCTGGCGCAACGGCGCGCCGCTGCCTGTGCCGTATCGGCTGTCGTCGGCAAACGCGACCGCGAACGCAAACGCGGGCGCGGAGCACGCGCAGGCGCGACGCGGCATCGTGACGATCGATCGGCAGCGCGCCGTCGTGCACGCGCACGGCCGCTCGCCGATCGCGCTCGATGCTGCCCGGCCCGCGCGCCCCGGCGAGCCGTCGACGGTCGCGATCGACGGCCGCGCGCACGCGTGCTGCTTCGCGATCGCGCACGGCCGCCTGTGGCTGCAAGTCGACGGCGTCGATCACGCGTTCGCGATCCACAACCGCGAAGGCCGGGCGAGCGCCGGCGCGGCCGGCGGCGACGGCGTGCTGCGCGCGCCGATGAACGGCCGCGTGATCGCGGTCGACATCGACGAAGGCGCGACAGTCCGCGCCGGGCAGACCGTCATGGTGCTCGAAGCGATGAAGATGGAGCACGCGATCACCGCGCCGTTCGCGGGCCGGGTCGCGTCGCTCGGCACGCGCGCGGGCGAGCAGGTCGCGCCCGGCCAGGTGCTCGCGCAACTCGAGCCGCAAGCCGGCTGA
- a CDS encoding acyl-CoA carboxylase subunit beta — translation MPIFDSRLDTASAAFRDNADHMRTLIAQWHALNARAADESAKAGPRFDKRGQLLPRERLALLVDAGAPFLELASLAGYLVGESDPDKSVPGAGLIGGIGYVSGTRCMIVVADSGIDAGALQPMGLEKFQRLQRIALEHRLPFVHLVESAGANLMQYRVEEFIHGGRHFFQLAKLSAAGIPVLTLVHGSSTAGGAYMPGLSDYVVMVRGRAKAFLAGPPLLKAATGEIATDEELGGATMHASVSGLAEYVADDDADGIRLLRELVDKLGWREREAALPTGVEPALDSEGLLGILPRDGKKPVDMREVIARIVDASDFLEFQPSYGPSTVCAHAHLHGMPVGIVTNNGPLDPAGATKATHFIQACCQSDVPLVYLQNTTGFIVGKESERAGMIKHGAKMIQAVSNATVPQVTILCGASFGAGNYGMCGRGFDPAFVFSWPNARTAVMGAEQAALTMAIVTEGAARAKGIEPDRARIDALREKIVANFERQTHAFYTSGRMLDDGVIDPRDTRRVIALALAVCRAGRRQSVQPLTFGVARP, via the coding sequence ATGCCGATCTTCGACTCCCGCCTCGACACCGCAAGCGCCGCGTTCCGCGACAACGCCGATCACATGCGCACGCTGATCGCGCAATGGCACGCGCTGAACGCACGCGCCGCGGACGAATCGGCGAAGGCCGGCCCGCGCTTCGACAAGCGCGGGCAACTGCTGCCGCGCGAGCGGCTCGCGCTGCTCGTCGACGCCGGCGCGCCGTTTCTCGAGCTCGCATCGCTCGCCGGCTATCTGGTCGGCGAAAGCGACCCGGACAAGTCGGTGCCAGGCGCGGGACTCATCGGCGGCATCGGCTACGTGAGCGGCACGCGCTGCATGATCGTCGTCGCCGATTCGGGCATCGACGCGGGCGCGCTGCAACCGATGGGCCTCGAAAAATTCCAGCGGCTGCAGCGAATCGCGCTCGAGCACCGGTTGCCGTTCGTGCATCTCGTCGAATCGGCGGGCGCGAACCTGATGCAATACCGCGTCGAGGAATTCATTCATGGCGGCCGCCATTTCTTCCAGCTCGCGAAGCTGTCCGCCGCCGGCATTCCGGTGCTCACGCTCGTGCACGGCTCGTCGACCGCGGGCGGCGCGTACATGCCGGGGCTGTCCGACTACGTCGTGATGGTGCGCGGCCGCGCGAAGGCGTTTCTCGCCGGCCCGCCGCTGCTGAAGGCCGCGACGGGCGAGATCGCGACCGACGAGGAGCTCGGCGGCGCGACGATGCATGCCAGCGTGTCGGGTCTCGCCGAATACGTCGCGGACGACGACGCCGACGGCATCCGGCTCCTGCGCGAGCTCGTCGACAAGCTCGGCTGGCGCGAACGCGAAGCGGCGCTGCCCACGGGCGTGGAGCCCGCGCTCGATTCCGAAGGACTGCTCGGCATCCTGCCGCGCGACGGCAAGAAGCCCGTCGACATGCGCGAGGTGATCGCGCGGATCGTCGACGCATCGGATTTTCTGGAGTTCCAGCCGTCGTACGGGCCGTCCACCGTCTGCGCGCACGCGCACCTCCACGGCATGCCCGTCGGCATCGTGACGAACAACGGCCCGCTCGATCCCGCCGGCGCGACGAAGGCGACGCACTTCATTCAGGCGTGCTGCCAGAGCGACGTGCCGCTCGTCTATCTGCAGAACACGACGGGCTTCATCGTCGGCAAGGAGTCCGAACGCGCGGGAATGATCAAGCACGGCGCGAAGATGATCCAGGCGGTATCGAACGCGACCGTCCCGCAGGTCACGATTCTCTGCGGCGCATCGTTCGGCGCCGGCAATTACGGAATGTGCGGCCGCGGCTTCGATCCGGCGTTCGTGTTCTCGTGGCCGAACGCGCGCACCGCGGTGATGGGCGCCGAGCAGGCGGCGCTCACGATGGCGATCGTGACGGAAGGCGCGGCGCGCGCGAAAGGCATCGAGCCCGACCGCGCGCGGATCGACGCGCTGCGCGAGAAGATCGTCGCGAATTTCGAGCGCCAGACGCACGCGTTCTACACGTCCGGCCGCATGCTCGACGACGGCGTCATCGATCCGCGCGACACGCGCCGCGTGATCGCACTGGCGCTCGCCGTCTGCCGCGCCGGCCGCCGCCAATCAGTCCAGCCGCTCACGTTCGGCGTCGCCCGCCCCTGA
- a CDS encoding 3-keto-5-aminohexanoate cleavage protein — MSHPVVITCALNGIFTDPKQFNVPVTPEQMAREAKGAYDAGASCVHVHFRRQEPDRGHLPSWDPRLAAEIAQAIREACPGVIFNQSTGIVGPNVDGPLACIRAIRPEIAACNAGSLNYLKVKADGAWAWPPMLFDNPVEKVASFLATMAETGAVPEFECFDTGIVRCIDMYARAGLFEGRSNYNFVMGVESGMPADPELLPILIRLLRPDSTWQVTAIGRANIWALHRRTAELGGQLRTGLEDTFYLPDGARATSNARLVDAIATIAREAGREIASPRDARRILGTHAIHMIER; from the coding sequence ATGAGCCATCCCGTCGTCATCACGTGCGCGCTGAACGGCATCTTCACGGACCCGAAGCAATTCAACGTGCCCGTCACGCCCGAGCAGATGGCGCGCGAAGCAAAGGGCGCGTACGACGCCGGCGCGTCGTGCGTGCATGTGCACTTCCGCCGGCAGGAGCCGGACCGCGGCCACCTGCCTTCGTGGGACCCGCGGCTCGCGGCCGAGATCGCGCAGGCGATCCGCGAGGCGTGCCCAGGCGTGATCTTCAATCAGTCGACGGGCATCGTCGGGCCGAACGTCGACGGGCCGCTCGCGTGCATCCGCGCGATCCGCCCGGAGATCGCCGCATGCAACGCAGGCTCGCTCAACTATCTGAAGGTGAAGGCGGATGGCGCATGGGCATGGCCGCCGATGCTGTTCGACAACCCGGTCGAGAAAGTCGCTTCGTTTCTCGCGACGATGGCCGAGACGGGCGCGGTGCCCGAGTTCGAATGCTTCGATACCGGCATCGTCCGCTGCATCGACATGTACGCGCGCGCCGGCCTGTTCGAGGGACGATCGAACTACAACTTCGTGATGGGCGTAGAGTCGGGCATGCCCGCCGATCCCGAGCTGCTGCCGATCCTGATCCGGCTGCTGCGTCCGGATTCGACGTGGCAAGTCACCGCGATCGGCCGCGCGAACATCTGGGCGCTGCATCGGCGCACGGCCGAGCTCGGCGGGCAATTGCGCACCGGGCTCGAAGACACGTTCTATCTGCCGGACGGCGCGCGCGCGACGTCGAACGCGCGGCTCGTCGACGCGATCGCGACGATCGCGCGCGAAGCCGGGCGCGAGATCGCATCGCCGCGGGATGCGCGGCGGATACTCGGCACGCACGCGATACACATGATCGAAAGGTGA
- a CDS encoding enoyl-CoA hydratase/isomerase family protein: MTWTTSSTLAPLHVAHANGIVFATLNRPARRNALSDDLVAALDAECERAARDDTVRAFVLRGAGGVFCAGGDFGGFSAMMREPAPVGEPDPIAASNRRFGALLDKLAALPMPTLAVVEGAAAGGGCGLAAACDRVLIASDAYLSIPETSLGLPPAQIAPFIVARAGAARGRWLMLTGRRLSAADALHACLVDEIAGADGIDRLLRSELARVLACEPAAQRATKRIVATALRRERGAVLDAAAGEFAAALRSGAVAEGLAALSGKRLPHWASDAPAPPETR; the protein is encoded by the coding sequence ATGACCTGGACGACTTCCTCGACGCTCGCGCCGCTGCATGTCGCGCACGCGAACGGCATCGTGTTCGCGACATTGAATCGGCCCGCCAGGCGCAACGCGCTGAGCGACGATCTCGTCGCGGCGCTCGACGCGGAGTGCGAGCGCGCGGCCCGTGACGACACCGTGCGCGCGTTCGTGCTGCGCGGCGCGGGCGGCGTGTTCTGCGCGGGCGGCGATTTCGGCGGCTTCAGCGCGATGATGCGCGAGCCGGCGCCCGTCGGCGAGCCGGACCCGATCGCGGCGTCGAATCGCCGGTTCGGCGCATTGCTCGACAAGCTCGCGGCGTTGCCGATGCCGACGCTCGCCGTCGTCGAAGGCGCGGCGGCGGGCGGCGGCTGCGGGCTCGCGGCCGCATGCGATCGCGTGCTGATCGCGAGCGACGCATATCTTTCGATACCCGAAACATCGCTCGGGCTGCCGCCCGCACAGATCGCGCCGTTCATCGTCGCGCGCGCGGGCGCCGCGCGCGGCCGCTGGCTGATGCTGACGGGCCGCCGTCTGTCGGCCGCCGACGCGCTGCATGCGTGCCTCGTCGACGAAATCGCGGGCGCGGACGGCATCGACCGGCTGTTGCGCAGCGAGCTTGCGCGCGTGCTCGCATGCGAACCGGCCGCGCAGCGCGCGACGAAGCGCATCGTCGCCACCGCGTTGCGCCGCGAGCGCGGCGCCGTCCTCGATGCGGCCGCCGGCGAGTTCGCGGCCGCGCTGCGCTCGGGCGCCGTCGCCGAAGGGCTCGCCGCGTTGTCCGGCAAGCGCTTGCCCCACTGGGCGAGCGACGCGCCCGCGCCGCCGGAGACGCGATGA